TGTCACCCTGGTCAATACCAATGTTCTGCGTCAAGGAGCCCAATACCACGACGCCAATGTAACGGGCCTTATGATTCGCCACCAAACCAAAAATTGTGAGGTCGTGGCTGAAGGTGATGTCCGCTCCGGCCAGTTGTTCTACGAGGATTCCGTTTCGGTGGGTTATTCGACCAACCTGCAGGTTATGCGCGGCCGTGGGCAGTACCGCTGGTATTTCGGTCATGAAATGTTGACCGACAAATACGATATCAACGACATGGGCTTCCTGACCAACAATAATGAGCTCAACCACTACGTAGGATTGAATTACCTCACCTTTGAATCTACTGATTGGTACAATAACCTTTTCGGGGATATCTATTTCTACCACGGCCTATTGCAAAACCCCGTGGCCTATCAATATGTGGGTATGGGAATGAATTATCGGCTTACCTTTAAAAACTTCCTGACCATTGGAGGTAATTTCGACACCGATATACGGGACCAGCACGATTACTTCGAGCCTAGAGAACCGGGCCGATACCTCATCCGTCCGGTAAGGACATACGCTGAGTTTTGGTATTCAAGTGATTACCGAAAACCCTTCGCGCTCGATTTTAGACTTGAACGAGCTTGGTATCAAGGCTTTGGGGCCAATGATTACGGTCTAACTGTATTGCCACGTGTGCGTGTAAACAATCACCTAAGCTTCGTATATCGTTTTCAGAATTTCTGGAATATCAATAATGTGGGCTGGGTAAACACAGAAGCGGACGGCGATATAATAATGGGTAAGCGTGACCGTACCACTATGATTAATCCGCTGACCGCCGACTACGTTTTTGACGAAAACACCTCTATCAACCTTATATTCCGCCATTATTGGTTCACTGCGGATTACAATGACTACGGAGCGCTCCAAGATGACGGTTCGGTAGTTTGGATGGGCGATTACAGCGAAAACTACGATGTCAACTTCAATGCTTGGAATATCGACCTCACGTTCTCCTGGTGGTTCGCCCCGGGTAGTCAAATGACATTCCTGTACCGACAAGCTATCCTATCATCAAATGGAGACCCCGAATTGGCCTTCGCAGATAATTTGCAGGACCTCTTTTGGCGTGAACAACAAAATAATTTTAGCTTGCGCCTCATCTATTGGCTCGATTACAACACCTTGATCCATAACAGAAAGAAATGATTCGCGCAGAGAATATTTTCAAATCCTACGACGACCTACGGGTTCTTAACGACGTTAGCCTGCACGTTAAAACCGGTGAAGTGGTGAGTATTGTTGGAGCAAGTGGCGCGGGTAAGACGACCCTCCTTCAAATCCTCGGAACGCTCGACAAACCCGATTCGGGCAGTGTCTATATTAATGACCAGCGCATCGATCAACTTGGCTCCAGAAAACTGAGCGATTTCCGAAATCGACACGTGGGATTCATCTTTCAGTTTCATCATCTCCTTCCCGAATTCACGGCCATCGAGAACATCTGCATGCCTGCTTTCATCCGCGAAGTACCAAGAGCGGCTGCAACTGAACGCGCTAAGGAACTCTTGGGATTCCTAGGCCTAACCTCACGAGCAGAACACAAGCCCGGCGAGCTGTCAGGCGGGGAACAACAACGCGTGGCCGTGGCCCGCGCTTTGGTGAATCATCCCGATGTGGTTTTTGCCGATGAACCCTCCGGTAACCTCGATAGCCAGAACGCTACGGAACTTCACGAACTCTTCTTTCGCCTTCGAGCCGAATTTGGGCAAACCTTCGTCATCGTCACTCATAATAAAGAGTTGGCCGAAATGGCCGACCGCACGTTACACATGATGGACGGCCGTATCGATCGCGACGAACCCCATGCATAAAACGGAACTCAAAGCATATCTCGACGAAAAGGTTGATCAGTACGAGCACCCGCGCTTCCTTCTCGACGATCCCATTCAAATTCCGCATCGTTTCTCCCTTCGGGAGGATGTGGAAGTCAGTGCTTTTTTCAGCGCCACGATTGCCTGGGGTCAACGCAAGACCATTATTCAAAACGCTTCTAGGTTGATTGAGCTCATGGGAAATAGCCCCTATGACTTCGTTATGGAACACAGAGAAGAACACCTCGATCGATTTTCAACTTGGTGCCACCGGACTTTTCAACCCGAAGACCTCGCCTACTTCCTTAAATCGCTCAGAGAGCTCTATCGCAAATTCGACACCTTGGAATCGGCCTTTCTCGATACCGATAACCCAACCCTCAAAAACGGCATTCATAATTTTCATCGAGAGTTCTTCACTTTTGATCCTCCGATACGCACACTCAAGCACGTAAGTGACCCATTCAAAGGATCAGCGGCCAAACGACTGAATATGTTCCTCCGTTGGATGGTTCGCCCGGCTGATCGAGGAGTGGATTTTGGTCTTTGGACCAACATTGAACCGGCACAGTTAAGTTGCCCACTCGATGTTCATAGCGGCAACGTTGCACGTAAACTCGGGCTACTCAAACGGAAGCAAAACGACTGGAAAAGCGTCGAAGAACTCGATACTACTCTGCGCCACTTCGACCCCAAAGACCCTGTCAAATACGATTTCGCCTTGTTCGGACTGGGGGTTTTCGAAAAGCTCTGAATGTCATTTCCGATACTTTTTCAATACAAATTCAGTCACAATAAAGGTTGTATTAACCGCCGTCCTTTTCCTTACCTTTGCCCCCAATGAAATTTGCACACCCCGAATTTCTTTACGCCCTTTCAGCACTGGCCATACCGGTGCTCATACATCTCTTCAATTTTCGTCGCTTTAAAACGGTCTACTTCACCAATGTTCGCTTTTTGCGCGAACTGCAGGAGCAAACCAAGCGTCAATCGCAGTTAAAACACTACCTCGTACTCCTGAGCCGCTTGCTTGCGATTACCTTTTTGGTGCTCGCTTTTGCAGGGCCCTATCGGGCCGATAAGGACCTTGATTCGGGTAGCGTGAATTTCGTTTCGCTGTATCTCGACAACTCGTTCAGCATGGACGGACAAAGCTCCGAAGGGCGGTTGCTGGACGTAGCAAAACAACGGGCGATCGAGGTCGTAGAAAGCTATGGTACCGCCGACAGGTTTCAAATCCTGACCAATGATTTTGAGGGACGCCATCAACGCTGGCTTACCCAAGAGTCCGTCATTGACGAAATCGAGCGAGTCGGGCTAAGCGAAAATGTCCGATCCCTTGAACAAGTCTATCGCCGCCAAGCCGACCTTCGGTCACAAGCCGCCGCCGATGCGCGCTATCAGCCACTATGGTTGAGCGATTTTCAGCGAAATTCGAGCGACCTTACCACGTGGCAACCCGATTCGGCATTTCCAGTGCGATGGGTGCGTTTTGAGCCCGAACTCGAACAAAACCTATTCATCGACAGCATCTCATTTGATCGCCCTTTACGCCAACCCGAGCAGAACGAGATTCTGCGAGTATGGATTGAATATACGGGCGAAGATTCCCGCGCTGATATCCCTTTGCGCTTGCTACTCAACGGACAGCAAAAGGCCTTAAGTACTTTCAGCATCGCACCCGGTGAACGGAAAGAGGTAGTCTTGAACTACCTCAACGGAGCGGCCGGAAACTATCGTGGCGAAGTACAACTCGAGGACTATCCCATTACGTTCGACGACCGATTCTTTTTCCAGTACCAAGTCCGGGAGCAAGTCTCCGTTCTCGAGATACACGAGGATGTTTACTCAGCCAGCCCGTTGGCCATGCTCTTTGAACGGATGGAATTTCAATACGAAAGAACCTCTATTCAGGCCATCGACTACGCTCGTTTGGGGAACTTCGACTTGGTCATCCTGAATTACCCGAAACAACTCCCGACCGGGTTGGCCGGTGAACTCAACCGCTTCATGGAACAAGGCGGATCCGTGGCACTATTTGCAGGCACGGAGAGTAATTACCTCGAACTTTTAGGAAACCTGGGGCTGGGCAACGCTTTGAAGGATACGGTAAAGCTAAATAAGATCGAATACCGGC
This sequence is a window from Flavobacteriales bacterium. Protein-coding genes within it:
- a CDS encoding ABC transporter ATP-binding protein, producing MIRAENIFKSYDDLRVLNDVSLHVKTGEVVSIVGASGAGKTTLLQILGTLDKPDSGSVYINDQRIDQLGSRKLSDFRNRHVGFIFQFHHLLPEFTAIENICMPAFIREVPRAAATERAKELLGFLGLTSRAEHKPGELSGGEQQRVAVARALVNHPDVVFADEPSGNLDSQNATELHELFFRLRAEFGQTFVIVTHNKELAEMADRTLHMMDGRIDRDEPHA
- a CDS encoding TIGR02757 family protein is translated as MHKTELKAYLDEKVDQYEHPRFLLDDPIQIPHRFSLREDVEVSAFFSATIAWGQRKTIIQNASRLIELMGNSPYDFVMEHREEHLDRFSTWCHRTFQPEDLAYFLKSLRELYRKFDTLESAFLDTDNPTLKNGIHNFHREFFTFDPPIRTLKHVSDPFKGSAAKRLNMFLRWMVRPADRGVDFGLWTNIEPAQLSCPLDVHSGNVARKLGLLKRKQNDWKSVEELDTTLRHFDPKDPVKYDFALFGLGVFEKL
- a CDS encoding BatA domain-containing protein; amino-acid sequence: MKFAHPEFLYALSALAIPVLIHLFNFRRFKTVYFTNVRFLRELQEQTKRQSQLKHYLVLLSRLLAITFLVLAFAGPYRADKDLDSGSVNFVSLYLDNSFSMDGQSSEGRLLDVAKQRAIEVVESYGTADRFQILTNDFEGRHQRWLTQESVIDEIERVGLSENVRSLEQVYRRQADLRSQAAADARYQPLWLSDFQRNSSDLTTWQPDSAFPVRWVRFEPELEQNLFIDSISFDRPLRQPEQNEILRVWIEYTGEDSRADIPLRLLLNGQQKALSTFSIAPGERKEVVLNYLNGAAGNYRGEVQLEDYPITFDDRFFFQYQVREQVSVLEIHEDVYSASPLAMLFERMEFQYERTSIQAIDYARLGNFDLVILNYPKQLPTGLAGELNRFMEQGGSVALFAGTESNYLELLGNLGLGNALKDTVKLNKIEYRHPLFADVFEAQPERMDFPTVFEYRPAVIAPQAEILMEMENGLPFLYRLPKENGSLFVFVTDLQNASGNFPRHALFPTTLYNLAYLSVPEPAPYYTLVRTDMIELRGIVDPTENSDIPFHLAGQESNSIPGQRIQQGNLLLETFESVEDAGWYSLQRADSTYGYLAFNYDRTESDPTVWTDEELDIALAQWPDQARNRYSGERTQLAGVMQKDAVGHSYWKLCILLTLLFVLVEVLLLKFWKR